A window of the Haloarcula litorea genome harbors these coding sequences:
- a CDS encoding CPBP family intramembrane glutamic endopeptidase, whose product MGDTDPDSFRASFAATVAAHRLPAFVALTLSISWGVWVPLFVTVPDASILLAVPGAFGPALAGAVVVRCRGDGVRAWLRDCLAWRVPPRWYAAALGLPVAVGLVVAAGLLAARPDASAGRLLGVLPLFPLALLFTTLLGGGQEEFGWRGVALPALRERVGDLTASVAIGVVWAAWHLPLFAFDVGGYGGQSFLLYVPLVVGLSVLFTWLHEGTGSVLLAMLFHGGWNTAPNLPAAVLGGSGRTLYLGLLAVVWLLALAVVAYHGPGRFGAGGDADAGAVEESVARTAGEVSR is encoded by the coding sequence ATGGGCGACACCGATCCCGACTCGTTCCGCGCATCGTTCGCCGCGACCGTCGCGGCCCACCGACTGCCGGCGTTCGTCGCGCTGACGCTTTCGATCTCCTGGGGCGTCTGGGTCCCGCTGTTCGTGACAGTCCCGGACGCCTCGATCCTGCTGGCCGTCCCCGGCGCGTTCGGCCCGGCGCTGGCCGGGGCCGTCGTCGTCCGCTGTCGCGGCGACGGCGTCCGGGCGTGGCTGCGGGACTGTCTGGCCTGGCGCGTCCCACCCCGCTGGTACGCCGCCGCGCTCGGGCTGCCGGTCGCCGTCGGCCTGGTCGTCGCCGCCGGCCTGCTCGCCGCGCGACCGGACGCGTCCGCCGGCAGACTGCTCGGCGTCCTCCCGCTGTTCCCGCTGGCGCTGCTGTTCACGACGCTGCTGGGCGGCGGCCAGGAGGAGTTCGGCTGGCGGGGCGTCGCGCTGCCGGCCCTCCGGGAGCGGGTCGGCGACCTGACCGCCAGCGTCGCCATCGGCGTCGTCTGGGCGGCCTGGCACCTCCCGCTCTTCGCCTTCGACGTGGGCGGCTACGGCGGGCAGTCGTTCCTCCTGTACGTCCCGCTGGTGGTGGGCCTGTCGGTGCTGTTCACCTGGCTGCACGAGGGCACCGGGAGCGTCCTGCTGGCGATGCTGTTCCACGGCGGCTGGAACACCGCGCCGAACCTCCCGGCTGCCGTGCTGGGCGGGAGCGGGCGGACGCTCTACCTCGGCCTGCTCGCGGTCGTCTGGCTGCTCGCGCTCGCGGTGGTGGCGTACCACGGCCCCGGTCGGTTCGGGGCTGGCGGGGACGCCGACGCGGGGGCCGTAGAGGAGTCCGTCGCCCGCACCGCCGGGGAGGTGAGTCGATGA
- the flaJ gene encoding archaellar assembly protein FlaJ — translation MAQSEADSSIDLTITETVESLVESYRKMTIPLERYLLFILGPAVAFFVLSTVAALLLDLPVMVRAPIPLLGFLAMVSALFYPKILLSQRKRELNNRFHLLITHMTVLATTKIDRMEVFRTLAKEDEYGELAMEMHRITQLVDTWNQSLDDACRRRAKEVPSDAFSDFLDRLAYTLGAGQSLEDYLLSEQEQIIQHYTTVYRSSLDSLEVMKDLYLSMILSMTFALVFAVVLPVLTGTNPTMTVSAVIVMFIFVQSGFFLAIRSMAPYDPVWFHPEEYPSPIEGKLDRSMFAGVALSALLVFVTVGGMFGVSPVTLGDLLFMFPEPPLPFYAVVPITPMLIPGIAFRQEEQRIKGRDEEFPSFIRALGATEGAKQSTTGMVLRTLRKKDFGPLTSNVDDLYKRLNMRIEPSAAWRYFTADCRSYLIQTFSEMYLIGREMGGSPKQLGELIAANMNEVLQLRQKRKQATTTLVGLLYGITAASTFAFFIGLQVVNILAQMSLDLNAGSRFDVDTLINTGVYNIPLIEFLLVIVIMFSAMLSALMIRTVDGGHKANTYLHFVILSWIGALTGTFTKWLVTQFLAI, via the coding sequence ATGGCCCAGAGCGAAGCCGACTCCTCCATCGACCTGACGATCACCGAGACCGTCGAGAGCCTCGTCGAATCGTACCGGAAGATGACGATCCCGCTGGAGCGGTATCTCCTCTTCATCCTCGGTCCGGCCGTCGCCTTCTTCGTCCTGTCGACCGTCGCGGCGCTCCTGCTCGACCTCCCCGTGATGGTCCGCGCGCCGATCCCGCTGCTTGGCTTCCTGGCGATGGTGTCGGCGCTTTTCTACCCCAAGATCCTGCTCTCCCAGCGCAAGCGCGAGCTCAACAACCGGTTTCACCTCCTCATCACGCACATGACGGTGCTGGCGACGACGAAGATCGACCGGATGGAGGTGTTCCGGACGCTGGCCAAGGAAGACGAGTACGGCGAACTCGCGATGGAGATGCACCGCATCACCCAGCTGGTCGACACCTGGAACCAGAGCCTCGACGACGCCTGCCGCCGTCGGGCCAAGGAGGTGCCCAGCGACGCCTTCTCGGACTTCCTCGACCGGCTGGCCTACACGCTCGGTGCCGGTCAGTCCCTGGAGGACTACCTCCTCTCCGAACAGGAGCAGATCATCCAGCACTACACCACCGTCTACCGGTCCTCGCTGGACAGCCTCGAGGTGATGAAGGACCTCTACCTGTCGATGATCCTCTCGATGACGTTCGCGCTGGTGTTCGCCGTCGTCCTGCCCGTCCTCACGGGGACGAACCCGACGATGACGGTCAGCGCCGTCATCGTGATGTTCATCTTCGTCCAGTCGGGCTTCTTCCTGGCCATCCGCTCGATGGCTCCCTACGACCCGGTGTGGTTCCACCCGGAGGAGTACCCCTCGCCCATCGAGGGGAAGCTCGACCGCTCGATGTTCGCCGGCGTCGCCCTCTCGGCGCTGCTCGTGTTCGTCACCGTCGGCGGGATGTTCGGCGTCTCGCCGGTGACGCTTGGCGACCTCCTCTTCATGTTCCCCGAGCCGCCGCTGCCGTTCTACGCCGTCGTCCCGATCACCCCGATGCTCATCCCCGGGATCGCCTTCCGCCAGGAGGAACAGCGCATCAAGGGCCGCGACGAGGAGTTCCCGAGCTTCATCCGGGCGCTGGGGGCGACGGAGGGGGCCAAGCAGTCCACCACCGGGATGGTGCTGCGGACGCTGCGCAAGAAGGACTTCGGCCCGCTGACGAGCAACGTCGACGACCTCTACAAGCGGCTCAATATGCGCATCGAACCCTCCGCGGCCTGGCGGTACTTCACCGCCGACTGTCGCTCCTACCTCATCCAGACGTTCTCGGAGATGTACCTCATCGGCCGCGAGATGGGCGGCTCGCCCAAGCAGCTGGGCGAACTCATCGCCGCCAACATGAACGAGGTGCTGCAACTGCGCCAGAAGCGCAAGCAGGCGACGACCACGCTGGTGGGCCTGCTGTACGGGATCACCGCGGCGTCGACGTTCGCCTTCTTCATCGGGCTCCAGGTCGTCAACATCCTGGCGCAGATGTCGCTGGACCTCAACGCCGGCAGCCGGTTCGACGTGGACACGCTCATCAACACCGGCGTCTACAACATCCCGCTCATCGAGTTCCTGCTGGTCATCGTCATCATGTTCTCGGCGATGCTGTCGGCGCTGATGATCCGCACCGTCGACGGCGGCCACAAGGCCAACACCTACCTGCACTTCGTGATCCTCTCGTGGATCGGCGCGCTCACGGGGACGTTCACGAAGTGGCTGGTGACGCAGTTCCTCGCCATCTGA
- a CDS encoding winged helix-turn-helix domain-containing protein: MSEDAPAVETVAELLADETARTILTETSQQPMSATSLKERCAASGPTIYRRLERLREADLLVERTRPDPEGGHHRTVYAPNLDRVTVVLADGDLTVRIDRDERMADRFTRLVEGI, encoded by the coding sequence GTGAGTGAGGACGCGCCGGCGGTCGAGACGGTTGCCGAACTCCTGGCCGACGAGACGGCCCGGACCATCCTCACCGAGACCAGCCAGCAACCCATGTCAGCGACCAGCCTGAAAGAGCGGTGTGCCGCGTCGGGACCGACCATCTACCGCCGACTGGAGCGGCTCCGCGAGGCCGACCTCCTCGTCGAGCGGACGCGCCCCGACCCCGAGGGCGGCCACCACCGGACGGTGTACGCTCCGAACCTCGACCGCGTCACGGTCGTCCTCGCCGACGGCGACCTGACGGTCCGAATCGACCGCGACGAGCGGATGGCCGACCGCTTCACCAGGCTCGTGGAGGGCATCTGA
- a CDS encoding helix-turn-helix domain-containing protein: MITEFHVQSPFLAGVGSVADEVTVRQLDSVDGRCRAGVWVDGADRASIEAALDGDDDVVRASHVGTEGTGEWYLTYTDEATLAALAGTLLRTDCLFARAEVADDWAITARFPDRSTVLAFRDELVEDGVEVSFERMTTEERALEGFGVTDPQREVLLLALEEGYFTVPRDAALSDLAAHLGISSQAASERLRRGTGSLVENTLAAGGDRVRPRRQ; encoded by the coding sequence ATGATAACCGAGTTTCACGTCCAGTCGCCGTTTCTCGCCGGCGTCGGCAGCGTCGCCGACGAGGTCACCGTCCGGCAACTCGACTCGGTCGACGGTCGGTGTCGCGCCGGCGTCTGGGTGGACGGTGCGGACCGGGCCTCGATCGAGGCGGCGCTGGACGGCGACGACGACGTCGTCCGGGCCAGCCACGTCGGAACCGAGGGCACCGGCGAGTGGTACCTCACCTACACCGACGAGGCGACGCTCGCGGCGCTCGCGGGGACACTGCTGCGGACGGACTGTCTGTTCGCCCGCGCCGAGGTCGCCGACGACTGGGCGATCACGGCGCGGTTCCCCGACCGGAGCACGGTGCTGGCCTTCCGGGACGAACTGGTCGAGGACGGGGTCGAGGTGTCCTTCGAGCGGATGACGACGGAGGAACGGGCCCTCGAGGGGTTCGGCGTCACCGACCCTCAGCGGGAGGTGCTGTTGCTCGCACTCGAAGAGGGGTACTTCACGGTCCCGCGCGACGCCGCGCTGTCTGACCTGGCGGCACACCTCGGCATCTCCAGTCAGGCGGCCTCCGAGCGGCTCCGCCGTGGCACCGGATCGCTGGTGGAAAACACGCTCGCAGCCGGCGGAGACCGGGTCCGCCCGCGCCGGCAGTGA
- a CDS encoding aconitate hydratase: protein MGQTLTEKILDDHLVEGELTPGEEIGIEIDQVLTQDTTGTLVWLQFEALGLEEVQTELAAQYCDHQTYQFDFKNTDDHRFLRSAAGTFGAHFSRPGNGICHNVHKENFAAPGKTMLGSDSHTPTPGGLGELAIGSGGLDVAVAMGGGAYYIDMPEVVNVRLEGELPGWATAKDVILELLRRLSVKGGVGKVLEYTGPGVETLTVPERTTITNMGTELGATSSIFPTDEQTRDYLERLGREDEFVDIGPDEDAEYDDEIVVDLSDLEPLIAEPSMPDNVVPVSEVEGVDVEQVIIGSCTNGAYEDILPAAKMLEGRNVDKKTEMIVAPGSKQASEMLARQGWTAEMMAAGVNFSEATCGACIGIGHVPASDSVSLRTFNRNFEGRSGIEDDNVYLCSPEVATAAAIKGEIVDPRDLADELGDLEAPGLEMPDQYIGNSESDLIAPDEAVDDELIKGPNIGDVPLKDPLESEVGGEALLKMEDNITTDHIIPATQDILMYRSNVPKLSEFTLSRVDDTFAERALESDGGVLVAGENYGQGSSREHAALCPMYLGIEAVFAQSFARIHKANLFNFGIVPLEIDEETYEKIDQGDDVEIVDDVAEAVRSGQEEFTIRVNDDWEASAELDASEREREILADGGKLPHTKMQHDAGDDAAPADD, encoded by the coding sequence ATGGGACAGACGCTCACGGAGAAGATTCTCGACGACCACCTCGTCGAAGGGGAGCTGACACCCGGCGAGGAGATCGGGATCGAGATCGACCAGGTGCTCACGCAGGACACGACCGGGACCCTCGTCTGGCTGCAGTTCGAGGCGCTGGGCCTGGAGGAGGTCCAGACGGAGCTTGCCGCCCAGTACTGCGACCACCAGACCTACCAGTTCGACTTCAAGAACACGGACGACCACCGCTTCCTCCGCTCCGCCGCCGGCACGTTCGGCGCGCACTTCTCGCGGCCCGGCAACGGGATCTGCCACAACGTCCACAAGGAGAACTTCGCCGCGCCCGGCAAGACGATGCTGGGCTCGGACTCCCACACGCCGACCCCCGGTGGCCTCGGCGAGCTCGCCATCGGCTCCGGCGGGCTCGACGTCGCCGTCGCGATGGGCGGTGGCGCGTACTACATCGACATGCCCGAGGTCGTCAACGTCCGCCTCGAGGGCGAGCTGCCCGGCTGGGCGACCGCCAAGGACGTCATCCTCGAGCTGCTCCGCCGGCTCTCGGTCAAGGGCGGCGTCGGCAAGGTGCTGGAGTACACCGGCCCCGGCGTCGAGACCCTGACCGTCCCCGAGCGGACGACCATCACCAACATGGGCACCGAGCTCGGTGCCACCTCGTCGATCTTCCCGACCGACGAGCAGACCCGCGACTACCTCGAACGGCTCGGCCGCGAAGACGAGTTCGTCGACATCGGCCCCGACGAGGACGCCGAGTACGACGACGAGATCGTCGTCGACCTCTCGGACCTCGAACCACTGATCGCCGAGCCGTCGATGCCCGACAACGTCGTGCCCGTCTCCGAGGTCGAGGGCGTCGACGTCGAGCAGGTCATCATCGGCTCCTGTACGAACGGTGCCTACGAGGACATCCTCCCGGCCGCGAAGATGCTGGAGGGCCGCAACGTCGACAAGAAGACCGAGATGATCGTCGCGCCCGGCTCCAAGCAGGCCTCCGAGATGCTGGCCCGGCAGGGCTGGACCGCGGAGATGATGGCCGCCGGCGTCAACTTCTCCGAGGCGACCTGTGGTGCCTGTATCGGCATCGGCCACGTGCCCGCCTCCGACTCCGTCTCGCTGCGGACCTTCAACCGCAACTTCGAGGGTCGCTCGGGCATCGAGGACGACAACGTCTACCTCTGCTCGCCGGAGGTCGCCACCGCGGCGGCCATCAAGGGCGAGATCGTCGACCCGCGTGACCTGGCCGACGAGCTGGGCGACCTCGAGGCCCCCGGCCTGGAGATGCCCGACCAGTACATCGGCAACTCCGAGTCGGACCTCATCGCGCCCGACGAGGCCGTCGACGACGAACTCATCAAGGGCCCGAACATCGGCGACGTGCCGCTGAAGGACCCCCTCGAGAGCGAGGTCGGCGGCGAGGCCCTCCTGAAGATGGAGGACAACATCACGACCGACCACATCATCCCGGCCACCCAGGACATCCTGATGTACCGGTCGAACGTCCCGAAGCTCTCGGAGTTCACCCTCTCGCGGGTGGACGACACCTTCGCCGAGCGCGCCCTGGAGTCCGACGGCGGCGTGCTCGTCGCCGGCGAGAACTACGGCCAGGGCTCCTCGCGCGAGCACGCGGCCCTGTGTCCGATGTACCTCGGGATCGAGGCCGTCTTCGCCCAGAGCTTCGCCCGCATCCACAAGGCGAACCTGTTCAACTTCGGCATCGTGCCCCTCGAGATCGACGAAGAGACCTACGAGAAGATCGACCAGGGCGACGACGTCGAGATCGTCGACGACGTGGCCGAGGCCGTCCGCTCCGGCCAGGAGGAGTTCACCATCCGCGTCAACGACGACTGGGAGGCCAGTGCCGAACTCGACGCCTCCGAGCGCGAGCGCGAGATCCTCGCCGACGGTGGCAAGCTCCCCCACACGAAGATGCAACACGACGCGGGCGACGACGCCGCACCCGCCGACGACTGA
- a CDS encoding M28 family peptidase encodes MTDTEWIGETFTSDAGWALLERLVDLDHRMAGSAGERAAAEATRDALADHAADARLETFDVQGWERGDSRLSAADGAVATADHEVIALPRSPAAEASGELVDLGYGLPEDFEAADCEGRVVMARSDVPDWYERYIHRREKYYHAVEAGAAAFVYRNHVEGMLPPTGSVGTADDPVGEIPAVGVASETGARLARRHGGDDLTVAVDCETPAATSQNAHAELGPETDERVLVTSHVDAHDIAEGAMDNGAGTAAVVEVAKALAGREGDLSTRVEFVAFGAEEVGLVGSGRLADARDHDEIRAILNLDGIVRGRTLKLFTHGSDALGETCEAVADRLGHPVTVSPEQSPHSDHWPFAQWGVPAVHAMSETGDDGRGWGHTHADTLDKVDRRTLREQVVLLTELAVELTRREYEHADPNEVAAALEAEGVAEGMRITGDWPYDD; translated from the coding sequence ATGACGGACACGGAGTGGATCGGCGAGACGTTCACGAGCGACGCCGGCTGGGCCCTGCTCGAGCGGCTGGTCGACCTCGACCACCGGATGGCCGGCAGCGCGGGCGAACGGGCGGCCGCCGAGGCGACGCGGGACGCGCTGGCGGACCACGCCGCCGACGCCCGGCTGGAGACCTTCGACGTGCAGGGGTGGGAGCGGGGCGACAGCCGGCTCTCGGCGGCCGACGGGGCGGTCGCGACCGCCGACCACGAGGTGATCGCGCTGCCGCGCTCGCCGGCCGCAGAGGCCAGCGGCGAACTGGTCGACCTCGGCTACGGCCTGCCCGAGGACTTCGAGGCGGCGGACTGCGAGGGGAGGGTCGTGATGGCGCGCTCGGACGTGCCCGACTGGTACGAGCGGTACATCCACCGCCGGGAGAAGTACTACCACGCCGTCGAGGCCGGCGCGGCCGCGTTCGTCTACCGCAACCACGTCGAGGGGATGCTCCCGCCGACCGGCAGCGTCGGCACTGCGGACGACCCCGTCGGCGAGATCCCGGCGGTCGGCGTCGCGAGCGAGACGGGGGCGCGGCTGGCCCGCCGGCACGGGGGCGACGACCTGACCGTCGCCGTGGACTGCGAGACGCCCGCCGCGACGAGTCAGAACGCCCACGCCGAACTCGGCCCCGAGACCGACGAGCGGGTGCTCGTGACCAGCCACGTCGACGCCCACGACATCGCCGAGGGCGCGATGGACAACGGCGCGGGGACGGCCGCCGTCGTCGAGGTGGCGAAGGCCCTGGCCGGCCGCGAGGGCGACCTCTCGACCCGCGTCGAGTTCGTCGCCTTCGGGGCCGAGGAGGTGGGGCTGGTCGGCTCGGGACGGCTGGCCGACGCGCGCGACCACGACGAGATACGGGCGATACTGAACCTCGACGGCATCGTCCGGGGCCGGACGCTGAAACTGTTCACCCACGGCTCGGACGCGCTGGGCGAGACCTGCGAGGCCGTCGCCGACCGGCTCGGCCACCCCGTGACCGTCTCGCCGGAACAGAGCCCCCACAGCGACCACTGGCCGTTCGCGCAGTGGGGCGTCCCCGCCGTCCACGCGATGAGCGAGACGGGCGACGACGGCCGCGGCTGGGGCCACACCCACGCCGACACGCTGGACAAGGTCGACCGCCGCACCCTCCGCGAGCAGGTCGTCCTCCTGACCGAGCTGGCCGTCGAGCTGACCCGCCGCGAGTACGAGCACGCCGACCCGAACGAGGTGGCCGCTGCACTCGAAGCAGAGGGCGTGGCCGAGGGGATGCGGATCACCGGCGACTGGCCGTACGACGACTGA
- a CDS encoding DUF7344 domain-containing protein, translated as MSDAPPADDLFRALASETRRDVLEALQRRESIPLDELADTLVGRGTTSGPADVDERAQTKIELVHAHVPLLVDAGLVAHDESAGEVSLTTLPEPVEELLTFAAEYERSRRRHR; from the coding sequence ATGAGCGACGCACCACCCGCGGACGACCTGTTCAGGGCCCTCGCGAGCGAGACTCGGCGCGACGTGCTCGAGGCGCTGCAACGGCGCGAGTCGATCCCCCTCGACGAGCTGGCCGACACGCTCGTCGGCCGGGGGACGACCAGCGGGCCGGCAGACGTCGACGAGCGGGCACAGACCAAGATCGAGCTCGTCCACGCACACGTCCCGCTGCTCGTCGACGCCGGGCTCGTGGCCCACGACGAGTCGGCCGGCGAGGTGTCGCTGACGACCCTCCCCGAGCCCGTCGAGGAGCTGCTGACGTTCGCCGCCGAGTACGAGCGGTCCCGCCGACGGCATCGATAG
- a CDS encoding VOC family protein, whose protein sequence is MDATAIDHTNLRIPEGGKADALTFYCDGLGFEADRLDEFEAGEKPFFAVRLTEDSVLHLWPDEDFEPPERTNFDHVAVRLDEDVEAVEATLADAGVDVQDAFEPLGATGTGPAVYVEDPFGYRLELKCEP, encoded by the coding sequence ATGGACGCGACCGCGATCGACCACACGAACCTCCGCATCCCCGAGGGCGGGAAGGCGGACGCGCTGACGTTCTACTGCGACGGGCTGGGCTTCGAGGCCGACCGGCTCGACGAGTTCGAGGCCGGCGAGAAGCCGTTCTTCGCCGTCCGGCTGACCGAGGACAGCGTCCTCCACCTCTGGCCCGACGAGGACTTCGAGCCGCCCGAGCGGACGAACTTCGACCACGTCGCCGTCCGGCTGGACGAGGACGTCGAGGCCGTGGAGGCGACGCTGGCCGACGCGGGCGTCGACGTGCAGGACGCCTTCGAGCCGCTTGGCGCGACCGGCACCGGACCGGCGGTGTACGTCGAGGACCCCTTCGGCTACCGCCTCGAGCTGAAGTGTGAGCCCTAG
- a CDS encoding DUF7521 family protein, producing the protein MLGPALDALLQAAGRPSGTVRAALQAYELVGALLGLFIAYLAYRGYRRNDSRPMLFLAIGFTLVLGLPLVIVPVYLLLPISGGQAVLQAGIQTLEIAGLLCIVYALRV; encoded by the coding sequence ATGCTCGGACCCGCCCTCGACGCGCTGTTGCAGGCCGCTGGCCGCCCCTCCGGGACGGTCAGGGCCGCGCTGCAGGCCTACGAGCTGGTCGGCGCACTGCTGGGGCTGTTCATCGCCTACCTCGCCTACCGGGGGTACCGGCGCAACGACAGCCGCCCGATGCTGTTTCTCGCGATCGGGTTCACGCTCGTCCTCGGGCTCCCGCTGGTCATCGTCCCCGTCTACCTCCTGTTGCCGATCTCCGGCGGCCAGGCCGTCCTGCAGGCGGGCATCCAGACGCTGGAGATCGCCGGCCTGCTCTGTATCGTCTACGCGCTGCGGGTCTGA
- a CDS encoding deoxyuridine 5'-triphosphate nucleotidohydrolase has translation MFKSGRFLADHLGDVRDDQIQPNGVDLTLGAVYEQTEPGRVGRDGKRVGQRRELDAEDGVYALDRGGYVVEYADRVAIPENHVGFLYPRSSLLRNSCMLDTAVWDAGYEGRGEGLLEVHHPVELERGARVAQLVVAEAAHVGTYEGSYQGENLE, from the coding sequence ATGTTCAAGAGCGGTCGGTTCCTCGCCGATCACCTCGGGGACGTGCGCGACGACCAGATCCAGCCCAACGGCGTCGACCTGACGCTCGGAGCCGTCTACGAACAGACGGAGCCGGGACGCGTCGGCCGCGACGGCAAGCGCGTCGGCCAGCGGCGCGAACTCGACGCCGAGGACGGCGTCTACGCCCTGGACCGGGGCGGCTACGTCGTCGAGTACGCCGACCGCGTCGCCATCCCCGAGAATCACGTGGGGTTCCTCTACCCCCGGTCGTCGCTGCTGCGCAACTCCTGTATGCTCGACACGGCGGTCTGGGACGCCGGCTACGAGGGCCGGGGCGAGGGGCTGCTGGAGGTCCACCACCCCGTCGAACTGGAACGGGGCGCACGCGTCGCACAGCTCGTCGTCGCCGAGGCCGCCCACGTCGGGACGTACGAGGGGAGCTACCAGGGCGAGAACCTCGAGTGA
- a CDS encoding methylglyoxal synthase has product MTRVALIAHDDEKPEMIDFVTAYEDTLSAFDLVGTGTTGKRIMEETALDIERKQSGPLGGDTQIGAEVAEGRMDAIVFLRDPLTAQPHEPDISALLRICDVHDVPMATTRTSAEYVVEGLAADLRDD; this is encoded by the coding sequence ATGACACGCGTCGCCCTCATCGCCCACGACGACGAGAAACCCGAGATGATCGACTTCGTCACCGCCTACGAGGACACCCTCTCGGCGTTCGATCTCGTCGGGACCGGGACGACCGGCAAGCGCATCATGGAGGAGACGGCCCTCGACATCGAGCGCAAGCAGAGCGGCCCCCTCGGCGGCGACACCCAGATCGGGGCGGAGGTCGCCGAGGGCCGAATGGACGCCATCGTCTTCCTCCGGGACCCCCTGACCGCACAGCCTCACGAGCCGGACATCTCGGCGCTGTTGCGCATCTGTGACGTCCACGACGTGCCGATGGCGACCACGCGCACGTCCGCGGAGTACGTCGTCGAGGGGCTCGCGGCCGACCTGCGCGACGACTGA
- a CDS encoding HalOD1 output domain-containing protein, translated as MDSNDGTVYLIRGDEDDEWVSPEPAGEVIADAVVDATDLDVADLEPIESYADADALRAVLGDGDRESLSFDVEGHEVTVTGDGDVSVA; from the coding sequence ATGGATTCGAACGACGGGACAGTGTACCTGATACGGGGCGACGAGGACGACGAGTGGGTCAGCCCCGAACCCGCCGGCGAGGTCATCGCGGACGCCGTCGTCGACGCGACGGACCTCGACGTGGCCGACCTCGAACCGATCGAGTCGTACGCCGACGCCGACGCGCTCCGGGCGGTCCTGGGCGACGGCGACCGCGAGTCGCTGTCGTTCGACGTCGAGGGCCACGAGGTGACGGTCACCGGCGACGGCGACGTGTCGGTGGCGTAG
- a CDS encoding zinc-dependent alcohol dehydrogenase family protein: MRAAVLTGYGEPLAIREVDPPEPGPDDAVVAVEACGICRSDWHAWQGHGEWADDDVGLGQVLGHEPAGRVVETGDRVESVAVGDRVVVPFSLGDGTCRHCRNGHGNVCTDGWALGFEPAVPGAFAERVRVPKAEYNLTRLPDAVGFDEAAALGCRYATSYHALAHRAALAAGDRVAVHGCGGLGLAAVQLAAAMGARVVAVDVCEAPLELAREVGADATVDASAIEDVPAAVRAATDGGAHVSVDALGRAETCRNSVACLRTRGRHVQVGLTTDAERGEVALPVDRITRWDVDVLGARGMPPSRYDDLLRLVADGTVDPGQLVTRRVGLADVPDRLAAMSDYDTAGVEVVTDL, encoded by the coding sequence ATGCGTGCAGCAGTCCTGACGGGATACGGCGAGCCGCTCGCGATCCGGGAGGTCGACCCGCCGGAGCCGGGGCCCGACGACGCCGTCGTCGCCGTCGAGGCCTGCGGGATCTGCCGGAGCGACTGGCACGCCTGGCAGGGCCACGGCGAGTGGGCCGACGACGACGTGGGGCTGGGACAGGTACTGGGCCACGAACCCGCAGGCCGCGTCGTCGAGACGGGCGACCGCGTCGAGAGCGTCGCCGTCGGCGACCGCGTCGTCGTCCCGTTCAGCCTCGGCGACGGCACCTGCCGGCACTGCCGGAACGGCCACGGCAACGTCTGTACCGACGGCTGGGCGCTGGGGTTCGAACCCGCGGTCCCGGGTGCCTTCGCCGAGCGGGTCCGGGTCCCGAAGGCCGAGTACAACCTCACTCGCCTGCCCGACGCCGTCGGGTTCGACGAGGCGGCCGCGCTGGGCTGTCGGTACGCCACGAGCTACCACGCGCTGGCCCACCGCGCGGCCCTCGCCGCCGGCGACCGCGTCGCCGTCCACGGCTGTGGCGGCCTCGGACTGGCGGCGGTCCAGCTCGCAGCCGCGATGGGAGCCCGCGTCGTCGCCGTCGACGTCTGCGAGGCCCCGCTCGAACTGGCCCGCGAGGTGGGGGCCGACGCCACCGTCGACGCGTCGGCGATAGAGGACGTCCCGGCGGCCGTCCGGGCGGCCACCGACGGCGGTGCCCACGTCTCCGTCGACGCGCTGGGGCGGGCCGAGACCTGCCGGAACAGCGTCGCCTGCCTGCGGACCCGCGGCCGGCACGTCCAGGTGGGGCTGACCACCGACGCCGAGCGCGGCGAGGTGGCCCTGCCCGTCGACCGGATCACGCGCTGGGACGTGGACGTGCTGGGCGCACGCGGGATGCCGCCCTCGCGGTACGACGACCTCCTCCGGCTGGTCGCCGACGGCACCGTCGACCCCGGGCAGCTGGTCACCCGCCGCGTCGGGCTCGCCGACGTCCCCGACCGGCTGGCGGCGATGAGCGACTACGACACCGCCGGCGTCGAGGTCGTCACCGACCTCTAG